The Granulicella sibirica DNA segment TCGAGGACGTTCTGGAAGGTGATGTCGCCGCGTTCGGGATGGTGGGCGGGACGGGTGCGGTCTTCCGGGGTGATCGTTGTGAGGAGATTGAGATTCCAGGCACGGGCCGCGGTGAAGAGGGCCAGGGCGCTCGGGGTGTCGTAGGCGGCGTAGCGGGTGGACCAGGCGGTTTGGTCGAAGGGCTGGATTGTGTTTGGGGTTTCGGTTGGGGCGGCGAGGATCTGGCGGAGGCGGAAGGAGAAGGCTAGTTCGCAGTCGGCGAGGTGGGCGAGGATTTCGCGGGGGCTCCACTTGCCGGGTGCGTGGGGGGCTTCGAGCTGCTCGGGGGTGAGGGAGCAGGCGAGGGTGTTGAGGCGAGCGGCGGTGGTGGCGAGGATGGGGTCGGGGGACTGGCCGGCGAGCTGGGCAGAGTAGGGGTTCTTTTCCATGGGGCCACGGTATCACGATGGGTGTGACTTCATGGGGAGACGGGGAGGTATGGGTCTCCCACCTTAGCCGAGGGTGAGACTGTCGGCGAAGATGGGGAACCCGCGACCCGGGTCGTGAACAAGAGCAGCTAGGAGGCTGCGGGCCAGGGGTCGTATTCGCCTATTGCCCAGAGGTGGCCCTCGGGATCGCGGATGGTGAAGGCGGCTCCGCCGTAGGACATCTGCTCGAGGGGCTTGACGATGGTGGCTCCGGCGGCTACGGCCTGGGCGAAGAGGGCGGCGGCGTCTTTGACGAGGACGTAGGGGGCCTGGGTTTCGGCGAGGTCGATTTCGTCGGGCTGCTTGACGAGGTGGGCGAACTCGCCCTGACCGCTGTAGGAGCCGATCATGATCATGCCGTCGCCTAGGGTGAGTTCGGCGTGGGCTACGGTGTTGTTCGGGCCTTCGTAGACGGCTTTCTTCTTGAAGCCGAGGGCTGCTTCGAGGAAGGCGATGGCGGCGTGCGCGTCGCGATAGCGGAGGGACGGGATGATGGTGCTTGGCATGGGGCTCCTTTGAGCGAGTCCGCGCTGGCTAACCTGCATCCCATTAGAGCGGCCCGGTTCAGGGGGATTGTAGGACAATAGAAGAGATGATCCAAGGCTGATTTTGTTGGGCCGTGGGCGACGGAAGGTTTCTGATTATGGCGGATGTGCGTGTGGTTGGTATCGACCTGGGGACGACGAACTCCCTGGTTGCGTTTATGCAGGGAGATACGCCGGTGGTGATTCCTGGCGAGGATGGGGAGAGGCTTGTGCCCTCCGTTGTGGCGTGGACGGAGGATGGGGTTGTTGTGGGGAACGCGGCGCGGGGGACGCTGCTGAGCGATGCTTCGAATGCGGTGTACTCGGCGAAGCGGCTGATGGGGCGCGATGTCGAGGACGTGCAGGAGGAGCTGAAGCTGTTTCCTTTCCGGCTGGCGGAGGGGTTGAAGAAGGAAGAGGTGCTGCGGGTGAGCGTCGGGGGACTGATGATGACGCCTCCGGAGATCTCGGCTTATGTGCTGCAGCAGTTGAAGAAGAATGCAGAGCGATTTTTCGGCGGGGTCGTGACGAAGGCGGTGATTACTGTTCCCGCCTACTTTAACGATGCGCAGAGGCAGGCTACGAAGGATGCGGGGCGGATTGCCGGGCTCGAGGTGCTGCGGCTGGTGAATGAGCCTACGGCGGCAGCGCTGGCGTATGGGTTGGATAAGAAAAAGGACGGCGTGATTGCGGTTTACGACTTTGGGGGCGGGACGTTCGATGTCTCGATTCTGAAGCTGCATGAGGGGATCTTCGAGGTGATCGCTACGGGTGGGGATACGCACCTGGGTGGGGATGACATCGACAACCTGTTGATCGCGATTGCTCTGGACGATATTGCCGGGGATCTTGGCGTCGATGTGCGAGGCAACGGGGAAGTGGTGCAGGCGGTTCGCAAGTCCGTGATCGAGGCGAAGATTCTGCTTTCTTCGGAGGAGACGGCGCGGCTGGATATTGCGCTGCCTGAGGGGAAGAGGTATCTGCGGGAGATTACGCGGGGACAGTTCGAGGAGCTTTCGGCAGGGGTGATTGGACGGACGGCGGGTCCGGCGAAGCAGGCTCTGAAGGACGCGGGGTTGTCGGTCGAGCAGATCGATGAGGTGGTGCTGGTTGGGGGATCGACGCGGATTCCGGCGGTACGGAAGCTCGTCGATGAGGTGTTTGGGCTGAGTGCGCGAGGGAAGAAGCCGCATACGGAGCTGAATCCGGATGAGGTGGTGGCGCTGGGAGCGGCGGTGCAGGCGCAGATTCTTGCGGGTGGTTCGAAGGCTACCGAGGATTTGCTTCTGCTGGATGTGACTCCGCTTTCGCTGGGTATCGAGGCGCTTGGTGGGGTGGTTGCGAAGATTATTCAGCGGAACTCCACGATACCGGCGAGCGCTGTCGAGCACTTCACGACCGGTGTTGACGGGCAGACGAATGTCGCGATCCACGTGGTGCAGGGCGAGCGTGAGATGGCGAAGGACTGCCGGTCGCTGGCGCGGTTCGACCTGAAGGGGATTCCGCCGATGGTGGCGGGTCTGCCGCGGATCGAGGTGAAGTTCCTGATCGATGCGAACGGGATTTTGCATGTGTCGGCGCGGGAGCAGAGGAGCGGGCAGGCGGCTGAGGTTGAAGTCAAGCCGACGTATGGGCTGACGGACGAGCAGGTGGAGACGATGATTCTCGACTCGTTCGACTTCGCGGAGCAGGATCTGGAAGAGCGGCAGGTGATCGAGGCGAAGAACGAGGCGGATACGATCCTGACTGCTGTCGAGAAGGGCAAGAAACACGAGGCGTGGCAGATGCTTTCGGCGGACGAGATTGAGAAGATCGAGCAGAAGGCGAAGGAACTGCAGGCGTCGCTGACGGGTGGGGACTTCCGGGTGATCCGGAGGGCTATCGAGGGATTGGATAAGTCGACGACGCGGTTTGCGGAGTTGATGATGGATTCGGCGGTAGGTGGCGCGCTGCAGGGGAAGACGATGGGCGCGGCAGGTGAGAGCATGGGAGCAGGGCCGAGTGCGCCGCATCCGTTTGCGAAGGCTGATTTTGAAGAGACGCCGAAGCCGGTCGATCCTGCTGAAGGCGATGACAAGACGGATAAGTAAGGCAAGTCAGGTTCAGGAGAAGAGCGATGAGTAGTGTTGTGACGGAGAGTGTTGTGGATACATCGAAGCCGGTAGCTGATGGGTTCGTGCGAGTGACGTTTCTGCCTGAGGGCAAGACGGTTGAGTTCAAGTACGACACGATGCCGTATGACGGGCATGGGCTGCCGATGTCGTTTCTTGATGTGGCGGAGAACTATGGGATCTTTCTCGATCATGCTTGTGGCGGGGTGTGTGCTTGCACGACGTGCCATATCCATGTGAAGGAAGGCGCGAAAGGCATCAGTGAAGCGGAGGACCTGGAGCTTGACCGGATGGAGACGGCGGCGGATATCCAGTTGAACTCGCGGCTTGGATGCCAGGCGGTGATCGAGAAGCCGGGGACCTATGTTGTCGAGATTCCGAAGTGGAATCGGAATTATGTGCAGGAAGGCAAGCCTTCCCATGGGCCGGGGGCTTAGCAGGCTTGGTCGTGCATCTTACGGATGGTCTGGGTTGTTCTAGGCCTCGGACCTTAAGGAGTACGACTTGATGAAAGCTTCGTTCGGTGTGGTTTTGGCTGCGGCCCTGGTTTCCGCTTCCGTTGCGTATGCCCAGGGCAGCGCTTCGGATGCGGATAAGGCATTCGTTGGGAAGGTCTCGCAGGGCGGGCGGTACGAGGTCGAGGCGAGCAAGGTTGCGCTGATGAAGGCGCGGGCGCAGGACGTCAAGGATCTCGCCAACTCCGAGGTGCATGACCACGAGCTCGTGAACAAGAAGCTCAAGATGATTTCGGCGACAGAGCACGTGGCGATTGCGCCGGCTTTGAACGCGGAGTTTTCCGGGAAGCTGGAGCATCTGCGTGGGCTCTCAGGGGCTGACTTCGATGCGGCCTATCTGAGCGATATGGCCGAGATCCACGACAAGGACGAGAAGCTGTTCGCGCAGGAAGCGGTGAACGGCGGCGCGGCGGATTACAAGGATTTTGCGGCCGAGACGGATCCGATTGTGAAGAGGCATATCGGGGCGCTGCACGGGACCGATTCCAAGTAGCTCGTCAATTTGCGAAGTGGCCGCGCTGGAGGCTCCGGTGCGGTCGTTTTGTTTTGTGGGTCGGGTAAACTTGAGGTCTGGAGGTAGTTCGATGGCGCGTGAGATCGACTGGACGGACACGGAAGAGATTGGAATTCAGTTGCAGGAGAAGTTTCCGGAGGTTGAGCCGTATTCGGTGCGGTTTACGGATCTGCACAAGTTTGTGACGGGGCTGGATGGGTTTGTGGGGGATCCGGGGAAGTCGAATGAGGGGCTTTTGGAGGCGATTCAGACGGCTTGGAACGAGGAGTATGAGGACGCCAAAGGTCTTTAAGCACACCGGCCCCGGATTCCACCTCTGAAGTCAGGTGAGTAACCCAGGGCCGGTTCGGACAGGTCTGATCTTACGCGGGGGTGAGCACCGACGTCTCGTTTGAGATCGCTTCCCCGAGACCCAACTCCACGTCCGGCAGCGGAGACTGCGGGAAGTAGGCGTTCATGAAGTACTGGCCGAGCATGCGGTGGGTGTTGAAGAAGGTTCCATTCATGGCGATGCAGGACTGCTGCATCCGCGCCCATGCCATTGGCCTCTGGTACAGGGGAGCAATGGAGTTCTCGAGCTTGTCGTAGAGGCTCTGGGCTTCTGCAGCCTCGGTATCGCCATCATCGATCGCCCAGCCGGTGACGTCTTCGGCGCAGCCTTCGATCCACCATCCATCGAGAATGCTGAGGCTTGGTACGCCGTTGAGCGCGGCCTTCATGCCGGATGTGCCTGAGGCTTCGTAGGGGCGGCGGGGAGTGTTTACCCAGACGTCCACGCCCTGCGTGAGCTGTGCGCCAAGCTCCCAGTCGTAGTTCTCGAGATAGATGATCCGGAGAGCGCTTGAGTTGAGCTTCTGGGCTGTCTCGAAGACATCCTTGATGAGACCCTTGCCTGCCGTGTCTGCCGGATGCGCCTTGCCTGCGTAGAGAATTTGCAGGCCGCCGATCTTACGTGCGATCTTGAGGAGCCGCTTTGGGTCCTGCAGGAGAAGGCTGGCGCGCTTGTAGGTGGCGACGCGGCGGGCGAAGCCCAGGGTGAGGACCTTCGGATCGAACTGCTGTCCGGTCCGCTCGGCGACGAGCTTGAATAGCCTCTGCTTGCCGAGGTGGTGACAGTTCGAGATGCGTGCAGGCTCGATTCCGTAGACCGACCGGAAGTACTGGTTGTCGTGACGCCAGGCCGGAATCTCTTTGTCGAGGAGATCCTGCAGGGCCTGCGAGGTCCACGTTGCGGCGTGCACGCCGTTGGTGATCGAGTGGATCGTGTAATCCGGGAACATCTCCTGCGAGACCTTGCCGTGCTGCATCGCGACGCCATTGACGAAGCGCGAGAACTTCAGCGCCAGGTAGGTCATGTTGAGCAGGCCGTTATGCAGGCAGCCGAACCGCTCGATGGTCGCCGAGCGTTCGAGGCCAAGCACCGTTTTCGCCTGGTCCATGCCGAACTGGTCATGGCCCGCCGGAACCGGCGTATGCGTGGTGAAGACGCACTGCTGACGAACTACGTCGGCATCCGCGTCCGTTGCCTCACTCAGCGATTTCTCGCCGATCTGCTCCTGCAGCAGGGCCAGCGTCAAAAAGGCCGCGTGGCCTTCGTTCATGTGGTAGACCATCGGCTTGCAGCCAAGGTCATGGAGAAGCGCCGTGCCGGCGAGCCCGAGCACGGCCTCCTGGCACAGGCGGTAGTAGGTGTCTCCGCCATAGAGATGATCGGTCAACCGGCGATCCCACAGGTCGTTTCCTTCGACATCCGTATCGAGCAGGAAGACCGGGATGACGTGCCCTACGGCTCCGACGACGTCGAAGCGCCATGCCGTCACCTTGATGGGCCGGTTCTGGATCGTCACCGTGACGGTCTTGGCGGCGCTGGGCAGGGTCGTCTCGGGGGTCCAGGCCACGTCGGTCTCGGTCTGCTGGCCGCTGGCATCGAGCATCTGGCGGAAGTAGCCCTTGCGATGCACGAGCGATACCGCGACCATGGGGGCGGCTGTATCTGCGGCTGAGCGCAGCGTGTCTCCGGCGAGCATGCCGAGGCCGCCTGAGTACGTCGGCAAGGCGGGCGAAAGCGCGATCTCCATCGAGTAGTACGCGATTGTCCTGGTCGTCAGATCAGGGCAGGCGGCGTTCTTGTCGATCAGGGGCGTAAACGCCGCCGGGGGTTCTGGAACGGTCGTCGTGGAGGACTGAGGAGTTTTCGCAAGAGTCATAGGGTATTCGCTGATCCTTTACGTGCCAGTTGCCTACGTGCCAGTTGCCGCGCCGTGCTCTGATTGCGAAAGGAGACAACAAAACGGCTCCCGGAGCTTCGCCTGCCCGCACACAGCAGGTCGTCGTCGAATTTCCGAAAAGCCGTCAATGCAACAGATCAAATCGCGGACACGGTCAGTCTACCAACTCCCGCCGCGAAGTCATCCGACCAATTCGGGGAATTTACGTCACTTTGACCACGTGATAAGCCGTGGAAATCCACAAACAGGCCACTTAGCGGTCTGTCGAGATGAATCCAAACTTCATCGCGAACCCCAAGACTCCGGCCAAAACCACTGCGATCGTCGACCACAGACCCGCCGCTTTGATCTGCCTCATCACTACCTCTATCAGGAGAACGAGCGCGTAGAGAAGAAGCATCAGGAGGAGCCCATCCCACAGAAAGCTGCGGGTATGGGTGGCGTCGGAGGCAAGTACCGTCACGACGTTGAACGGATGCAACAGGAAGCTGCCCAGAGCAAACGTCACCAGGAAGAGGAAGAACTGGAGGAACACGGAGAGAAACCTGCGCATCGTCTTGAAGCCCTCCTGATGGAATGTACCGCAGCGCCGTTACGGCAGGTTCGCTTCAAAGACCGCGAACCGGTGCTCCAACTCCCACTCCTGCGCGGCTTTCGGGCTTCCCCTGAGGAAGGCCGTACATGCCGTTGAAAGCTGTTCGGACCCCGGCGATTTCGCTCCCGCGCAGGCCCCATTCACCTTGGTGAAGACATCCGGAGATGCCCACAGGTCTTCTCCCGGGAGGAAGGTGTGCGCGATTCCTGTTCGCGCCATGTTCTTCAGGTCAATATACGAGAGCTTGTAATCGAGCGCCGCGCGCGTGTACTCGTGCGTCAGGTCGATGCGCGAGACGCCCTCGTCGTCAGTCGAAAGCGACACCGGGACGCCGGCCGCACGGTAGGCGGGGAGGGAGTGATAGTTCGAGGTCACGCCGAGGATCACGTCGTTCGAGGTGAGGTTGATCTCGACCATCACGTGCCGGGCGGCCATCTCCTTCAGTAACTCCTCTGGGCGTTCCTCGTACATGACGTCCACACCGTGGCCGATGCGCTCGGCGTGG contains these protein-coding regions:
- a CDS encoding 2Fe-2S iron-sulfur cluster-binding protein, with translation MSSVVTESVVDTSKPVADGFVRVTFLPEGKTVEFKYDTMPYDGHGLPMSFLDVAENYGIFLDHACGGVCACTTCHIHVKEGAKGISEAEDLELDRMETAADIQLNSRLGCQAVIEKPGTYVVEIPKWNRNYVQEGKPSHGPGA
- the hscA gene encoding Fe-S protein assembly chaperone HscA; amino-acid sequence: MADVRVVGIDLGTTNSLVAFMQGDTPVVIPGEDGERLVPSVVAWTEDGVVVGNAARGTLLSDASNAVYSAKRLMGRDVEDVQEELKLFPFRLAEGLKKEEVLRVSVGGLMMTPPEISAYVLQQLKKNAERFFGGVVTKAVITVPAYFNDAQRQATKDAGRIAGLEVLRLVNEPTAAALAYGLDKKKDGVIAVYDFGGGTFDVSILKLHEGIFEVIATGGDTHLGGDDIDNLLIAIALDDIAGDLGVDVRGNGEVVQAVRKSVIEAKILLSSEETARLDIALPEGKRYLREITRGQFEELSAGVIGRTAGPAKQALKDAGLSVEQIDEVVLVGGSTRIPAVRKLVDEVFGLSARGKKPHTELNPDEVVALGAAVQAQILAGGSKATEDLLLLDVTPLSLGIEALGGVVAKIIQRNSTIPASAVEHFTTGVDGQTNVAIHVVQGEREMAKDCRSLARFDLKGIPPMVAGLPRIEVKFLIDANGILHVSAREQRSGQAAEVEVKPTYGLTDEQVETMILDSFDFAEQDLEERQVIEAKNEADTILTAVEKGKKHEAWQMLSADEIEKIEQKAKELQASLTGGDFRVIRRAIEGLDKSTTRFAELMMDSAVGGALQGKTMGAAGESMGAGPSAPHPFAKADFEETPKPVDPAEGDDKTDK
- a CDS encoding DUF4142 domain-containing protein, whose protein sequence is MKASFGVVLAAALVSASVAYAQGSASDADKAFVGKVSQGGRYEVEASKVALMKARAQDVKDLANSEVHDHELVNKKLKMISATEHVAIAPALNAEFSGKLEHLRGLSGADFDAAYLSDMAEIHDKDEKLFAQEAVNGGAADYKDFAAETDPIVKRHIGALHGTDSK
- a CDS encoding DinB family protein, with translation MEKNPYSAQLAGQSPDPILATTAARLNTLACSLTPEQLEAPHAPGKWSPREILAHLADCELAFSFRLRQILAAPTETPNTIQPFDQTAWSTRYAAYDTPSALALFTAARAWNLNLLTTITPEDRTRPAHHPERGDITFQNVLETIAGHDINHLQQLEALIRP
- the iscX gene encoding Fe-S cluster assembly protein IscX, whose product is MAREIDWTDTEEIGIQLQEKFPEVEPYSVRFTDLHKFVTGLDGFVGDPGKSNEGLLEAIQTAWNEEYEDAKGL
- the glgP gene encoding alpha-glucan family phosphorylase, yielding MTLAKTPQSSTTTVPEPPAAFTPLIDKNAACPDLTTRTIAYYSMEIALSPALPTYSGGLGMLAGDTLRSAADTAAPMVAVSLVHRKGYFRQMLDASGQQTETDVAWTPETTLPSAAKTVTVTIQNRPIKVTAWRFDVVGAVGHVIPVFLLDTDVEGNDLWDRRLTDHLYGGDTYYRLCQEAVLGLAGTALLHDLGCKPMVYHMNEGHAAFLTLALLQEQIGEKSLSEATDADADVVRQQCVFTTHTPVPAGHDQFGMDQAKTVLGLERSATIERFGCLHNGLLNMTYLALKFSRFVNGVAMQHGKVSQEMFPDYTIHSITNGVHAATWTSQALQDLLDKEIPAWRHDNQYFRSVYGIEPARISNCHHLGKQRLFKLVAERTGQQFDPKVLTLGFARRVATYKRASLLLQDPKRLLKIARKIGGLQILYAGKAHPADTAGKGLIKDVFETAQKLNSSALRIIYLENYDWELGAQLTQGVDVWVNTPRRPYEASGTSGMKAALNGVPSLSILDGWWIEGCAEDVTGWAIDDGDTEAAEAQSLYDKLENSIAPLYQRPMAWARMQQSCIAMNGTFFNTHRMLGQYFMNAYFPQSPLPDVELGLGEAISNETSVLTPA
- a CDS encoding VOC family protein, which produces MPSTIIPSLRYRDAHAAIAFLEAALGFKKKAVYEGPNNTVAHAELTLGDGMIMIGSYSGQGEFAHLVKQPDEIDLAETQAPYVLVKDAAALFAQAVAAGATIVKPLEQMSYGGAAFTIRDPEGHLWAIGEYDPWPAAS